TGTCAGCCTTGGGAGCCCCGGAGAAGCTGGTAGGCCGTTTGTCTTTGTCACAAAACACAAACAAGCTCCTGAGTGACTACATCCTTATTTAGCCTTCGTCTTTATCTAAGTGGTAGGAAGTGTCACGAGGCAAATTAATCCTGTTGGTGTCCAAATCATCCCCAAGTCCGAAGGAGTTCATGGACGCTGAGCACGAGAGTGGGGTACAGGTGTGAGGCCTTTGGTCAGGGTCGTTCACCCTGCTGTTCACCCCCACGGCGTGCCCCGTGCCTGGTCACAAGCCTGTTTGAAGGATTACAAGTCCTGCTTTGTGCTCTTGTGACCGTGGATGGAAACGTGCTTGACTTTTCAAAGGAtgactttgtctttctttttaacaccTAAATTTAGGGCATCGAGATTGGTAAAGTGCCACCTCCCATCCCTGGTGTCGGCAAGCAGCTGCCCCCGAGCTATGGGACGTACCCAAGCCCTGCACCTGTGGGCCCAGGCTCGACAAACTccctggagaggaggaaggagggcagctTGCCCAGGCCCAGCGCAGGCCTGCCCAGTCGGCAGAAACCTGCACCGCTGCCCCCTGCGGCTGGCCCCCACCAGCCAGGGTCCTCCCAGCAGATTCAGCAGAGGATTTCTGTGCCACCAAGTCCCACGTACCCACCGGCGGGGCTGCCTGCCTTTCCAGCTGGAGACGGCAAACCTGAACTCCCACTAACTGTGGCCATTAGGCCCTTCCTGGCTGATAAAGGGTCAAGGCCACAATCCCCCAGGAAAGGACCACAGACAGTGAATTCAAGTTCCATATACTCCATGTACCTCCAGCAAGCCACGCCACCTAAGAAATACCAGCCAGCGGCGCACAGCACCTTAAATAAGTCGGTTAAAGCAGGTATGGTGGGTTTGCACTCTCCATCTCTCGGGGTGAGGAAATCGTACTTGAGAAAATGCCAATCCATATCCTTACTTTTGGGCCACGTGCTGTTTAGGATTTTACATAGAGTGCGGCCTTGGGTATCTGTGTGAGATGGGGGTAAAACATGACATGCATAGAGCAGTTCTGCAGGTGGACCACAGCTCTCTGACTTCCTGTCTGAGCGCCCGCCTGCCCACATTTCTCAGTAAATCCAGGTCTCGGAAGGCTGGCACTTTGgaatttcctcttttcctcctgctTCGTAGTAACTTGTACAGGACCTATCTGGAGAGCTGGCGTAGTAGGAGCTCTGCCTGGATCTGATCCCCCTGGCCTCCTAGCAGTAGCTGAGCCAGGCCCCTAGGGGGTGATGCGAGGGGGGACGGTTTTGCTGCTTTGGGATCCTTTCCCAGAGCCCACAGGGGAGAAGAGCCCTGGTTTGGGTGCGGGAACATCAGCTCCgggcctcctggggaggcaggtgtGAGCACAGAGCCCAGTTGCCCGCATACGGAGGCTGACGGTGATTCCTCCCTGTGCGGCAGGATCCTGGGCATCTGGGCGGGGCTGGGGCTTCTTCAGACGTTCTTGGGCGTGGGCTGCAGAACATTTCTAGAATCTAGTTTGAGAATCCCTAGGCAGGCCAGGCCACCCTGTGCCCAGAGATCTCCCAGGTGGATACACCAGCACGGGCCTGTGGCAGGCCCTGGCCCACGGGGGAAAGGCTTGCCGGGGCCACCGGATGAGCCTTCCTTTCTGAGGTGGCCTGCGTTTTACATCATTTGGCTTGGTCCCAGGTCACGTGGGTTCTCCTTGGCCAGGAAACAGTGAACACCTGTTTAGGGCAGGAAGGCAGGTTTGCaaccttttgttctttttcatttgagaaagacccagttctgtaaaaactgaTAAACTAGAGACACTCCACCTTCCAGAAGGAGTTGGTGGGGTTCTGTGAGCAGCAGGTTCCTTTGGGATTGAATATGGGGACTTAGCACCCTCAGTGGCAGATGACAGTCTCTGTAGGAGCCCATCTCTGTGTCGTCAGAGGTGCCCGGTGAGCAGGCCCCAGACGCCACAGGCTGCTGAGGTGGGTGTCCTCTGTGTCTCCCCAGTGTACGGTAAACCCGTTCTGCCCTCCGGCTCCGCATCCCCGTCGCCGCTACCGTTCCTTCATGGGTCGCTGGCCACAAGCGTCTCGCATCCCCTGCCGCCTTCAGAAAGTGCTGAGAAGGAGCCAGAGCAGGACAGCCCTGCCGCCCCCGGAGACGGGGCCGCCGTGGAGAGCCTGCCGCGGCCGCTCAGCCCCACCAAGCTCACGCCCATTGTGCACTCGCCATTGCGCTACCAGAGCGATGCTGACCTGGAGGCCCTGCGCAGGAAGCTGGCCAATGCGCCCCGGCCCCTGAAGAAGCGCGGCTCCATCACGGAGCCAGAGGGCCCCGGCGGGCCCAACATCCAGAAGCTGCTGTATCAGCGCTTCAACACCCTGGCTGGGGGCATGGAGGGCACCCCCTTCTACCAGCCCAGCCCCTCGCGGGACTTCCTGGGCTCCTTAGCCGACGTGGACAATGGGAACACCGCTGCCAACGGGAACCTGGGCGAGGCCGGCCCCACCCTGCCCACGGCCCCGCTCCCGGCCGAGCCTGCCCCCGCCTCGGATGCCAATGATAACCGGCTCCCTTCCCCCGAACCGGAGGGGCCCATCTGTCCCCTGAACACCCACCAAACGGCTGAGCCTGCCGAGGACGACAACAACAACGTGGCCGCAGCCCCGCCCACTGAGCCGCCGCTCCCCCCATCGCTTCCCCCCGCCGCGCCCCCGCCGGCGGCCCCTACGGTGGGTGCCGCCCCGGACCAGGGCCACGGCTCCCTAGTCACCCAGCCAGTGCCTGTGGGGGGCGTGCCTGCGTCGGGGCTGCTGGGAGCAGTGGGGCTCATCCGGGGCACGAGGCGCGGTGGCCTCTTACCAGAGAGCCAGCCTGGGGGCCCGAGGCGGCCCTGAGGAAGGGCAGCCATGTGGGGATCAGAAGGGCGGGCGGGCAGCAAGGGGAAGGAGAACCTTCTAGACAGAGCCCTGGAGGGAGGGCAGTGCTgcaggaggagagaggcaggtggGGGCCCTCACGGCTGGCGGGGCGGAAGCAGTTGGGCTCGGCTGTGACCCCCCCCCCGCTTGCTGCCCCTCTCGGGTGCCCATGGTACAGCCCGGCCCCTGAGGCAGAGACACCCTCCGGAGCCACTCGGGGCTGCGGGTGAAGCTCTGCCTTGGGCTTTCGGCCCTCCCCTCTTCCCCGCTTCCCCCCGGGCCTGCTTCCGTGGGGTCACCCTGAAATCCAAAGCTTCCTCCCGATAGAGCAAACGGACCAACCTGAAGAAGCCCAACTCAGAGAGGACGGGGCACGGGCTGAGGGTCCGCTTCAACCCCCTGGCACTTCTCCTCGACGCCTCCCTGGAGGGGGAGTTCGACCTGGTGCAGAGGATCATCTACGAGGTGAGTGGGCGGGCGGCCGCAGCCCTGGTggccctgggcagggctggggctcacGCGCCCTTTGTCCTAGGTGGAGGACCCAAGCAAGCCCAACGACGAGGGCATCACCCCGCTGCACAACGCCGTCTGTGCCGGGCACCACCAGATTGTGAAGTTCCTGCTGGATTTCGGGGTCAACGTGAATGCCGCCGACAGCGACGGCTGGTGAGGGCCCCGGGGCgctggggtggtggggagaaggggagaagggaagaggacgAGGGTGGCAACTTGCTCCCAGGCCTGCGTGTCCTCCTGGTCTTCGTTCTCGCAGGGGTTTTGTTAAAGGCTCGGCCGTGATCACGCTCTTCACGTGGCTGACCGCTGACTGTAGGCTGAGCCTCTGCTGATCCATACGTTTTCAAGCGGCCAGAAAGCCTGTGTGGAGGGGAGCCTCGCAGGCCGGCCGCTGCGCCGCAGGCCCTGTGCCCCGTGGGTCTCATCGTGAGCTTCAGGCAGCAGTCTGCAGTGCTGCGTTTGAACAGCTGTTTTTTGTATATTGTGGTGAAACACAGCCGTCACTGTCGCAGCCATTGTAAGGGACACATCATTGGTGTGAGGGACATTCGTGCTGTCGCACTGTGAACACCCAGCTTCCGGGCCGGTGTTCAGTCCGCTCCCCGCCCGCCCTTTTCAGAAACGTGTGTGTGGCCCCAAACTGTTAGTAGAAGTGAGGCCACTACACAGGCAGCAGCACAGCAGCTCGCGGGGCGCTGAGCACACAGCCCTGGGGGCCGCCTGGGACCCGGCCGGGCGTGAGCACCTCCTCTGTCCCTGCAGGACGCCGCTGCACTGCGCCGCTTCCTGCAACAGCGTCCACCTCTGCAAACAGCTGGTGGAGAGCGGCGCCGCCATCTTCGCCTCCACCATCAGCGACGTTGAGACTGCTGCGGACAAGTGCGAAGAGGCGGAGGAAGGCTACCCCCAGTGCTCCCAGTTCTTACACGGTGCGGGGCGGGCGGCCGGGGGTCCCCAGGGGAGAGGCCTGTGAGGGCTGAGGTGTCCCAGGGTGGGTCTCCCATCCTGTCCTGTGGGGGAGGGAAGCTCCCTTCTCCATTAGGCTGCGCTGGGTTTTCCAAGGGCTAAACAGTCAACAGGCCATCCACGCTACACCCGATGGGAGAACCTGTGGGCCCAGCCTACCTTAGACCCTAGGGACAAAGTGACAAATGAAACAGGCAATGCCCTCCAGGCCCAGCTCCCAGGACAGAGGCCTTGCGGcgcggtggggcggggggggcggccGGCCTTCCTGGGGACCCGCAGGCGAGTCCTGGGTGTGCGCTGACTGGGTCGCAGTGGTTCCGTCCCTCTGGTGGTGAGTGCTTCCCAAGAGCAAGTCCCGCGGCTTCTTCAGTCATCGACTTTTGGGAGTTTGTTCTGCGTGTGGGCTATAAGTTTCACCTTAAGAAACGCCTTTTAGAACAACACTGCATTGCTTCTGGACACAAAGATTCCGCCACGGTCCTCTTGCTGGGACGTGGAAGGGACTGTTGGCTTTAAGCAGAGGGTGGCAGCTGGCCTGGCTTCTGACCGCTCCACTGCGGCCCCCGCCGGGCTGCCCAAGGACAGCAGCGTGTCCCTTCTGGTCCTGCTGTGGGGCTTTCTCTGCAGCCCGCCCTCCATGGAGACCTGACCGTTTGCTCTCCCGTCCCAGGGGTGCAGGAGAAGTTGGGCGTGATGAACAAAGGCGTGGTGTATGCTCTGTGGGCTTACGAGGCCCAGAACAGTGACGAGCTGTCCTTCCACGAAGGGGATGCCCTCACCATCCTGAGGCGCAAGGACGAAAGCGAGACGGACTGGTGGTGGGCTCGCTCTGGGGACCGGGAGGGCTACGTGCCCAAAACCCTGCTGGGGGTAAGCACTCAGCGCGGCACCTGGGGCCCCGTGCCGGAGCCAGCTGTCCCCTCTACCTGCCCGTGGGCGTAACCCGGGCTCCAGTCCTGCGGGCGGGAGACTGCCTTTCTCCAAGCCTCATGGGAGCCGTGGGGGGGGCATCTGCCGGAGCCCCCCAACAGGGGCTGCTCACAGAGTGCTCTGCTCGTGGGGTCGGTaatggggtggggacagggcgACTGCAGGCTGCTCCTGATGGTTCCTCAGACCCTCGGCAGGGCCGTGCCTTTGCTCTCATGCTCTGTGCCCGGTGGGGCTGGCAGATGCTTTCGTGACACAGTCACTGGACACCGTGGGCCTGCCAGGCACCTTTAGGGGCCTTACAGACATAGTGTCAGCGTCGAGTGCCCTGAGGGGAAGAGGAATGGGGGTATCCTGGGAGTTGGGAAGTTCCCCGTAGGAGGGTGACAAGCTGAACTTCGGCCTGAAGGAGCTGGTGTGCGGACTTCTGAGGGCAGCCTGGCCTCTGGAAGGGGTTCCTGCCCAGTGGGTCGTCCCCTTGTCCTAACTCCTGTCCCTTGCTTCCCAGTTGTACCCACGGATCAAACCCCGACAGCGAACACTGGCCTGAACTTCCCTTTGGAGCACCGCACGGGCTTTCCAGCGACGAGGAGCCACTGAAGAGATGATTCTGCCATTTCCCCGGGAAGCTGAAGCTAGAAATGGCTTTACTGGTGCTCCCTTTATCAGACAGCGTCCACAATGTGAAAGCCCAGCAGGTTCTAGGTGAGGCCCTTTCTCTGGTCTGCCCGCAGCTGGGAGAGAGACATTCGCCTCCAGGAAGACCGACTTTTGCCAGTTACTGTAAATCCAAAT
The genomic region above belongs to Phocoena phocoena chromosome 2, mPhoPho1.1, whole genome shotgun sequence and contains:
- the PPP1R13B gene encoding apoptosis-stimulating of p53 protein 1, whose product is MTLSCSFNLIFLLQMILTVFLSNNEQILTEVPITPETTCRDVVEFCKEPGEGSCHLAEVWRGNERPIPFDYMMYEHLQKWGPRREEVKFFLRHEDSPTESSEQGGHQTQEQRTQRNVINVPGEKRTENGIGNPRVELTLSELQDMAARQQQQIENQQQMLVAKEQRLHFLKQQERRQQQSISENEKLQKLKERVEAQENKLKKIRAMRGQVDYSKIMNGNLSAEIERFSAMFQEKKQEVQTAILRVDQLSQQLEDLKKGKLNGFQSYNGKLTGPAAVELKRLYQELQIRNQLNQEQNSKLQQQKELLNKRNMEVAVMDKRINELRERLYGKKIQLSRVNGTSSPQSPLSTPGRVAAVGPYIQVPSAGSYPAPGDPIKPQSLTIASSAAHGRSKSANDGNWPTLKQNSSSLVKPTQIASVDWKDPNVEGPLKQGAVSSQPMPLSALGAPEKLGIEIGKVPPPIPGVGKQLPPSYGTYPSPAPVGPGSTNSLERRKEGSLPRPSAGLPSRQKPAPLPPAAGPHQPGSSQQIQQRISVPPSPTYPPAGLPAFPAGDGKPELPLTVAIRPFLADKGSRPQSPRKGPQTVNSSSIYSMYLQQATPPKKYQPAAHSTLNKSVKAVYGKPVLPSGSASPSPLPFLHGSLATSVSHPLPPSESAEKEPEQDSPAAPGDGAAVESLPRPLSPTKLTPIVHSPLRYQSDADLEALRRKLANAPRPLKKRGSITEPEGPGGPNIQKLLYQRFNTLAGGMEGTPFYQPSPSRDFLGSLADVDNGNTAANGNLGEAGPTLPTAPLPAEPAPASDANDNRLPSPEPEGPICPLNTHQTAEPAEDDNNNVAAAPPTEPPLPPSLPPAAPPPAAPTSKRTNLKKPNSERTGHGLRVRFNPLALLLDASLEGEFDLVQRIIYEVEDPSKPNDEGITPLHNAVCAGHHQIVKFLLDFGVNVNAADSDGWTPLHCAASCNSVHLCKQLVESGAAIFASTISDVETAADKCEEAEEGYPQCSQFLHGVQEKLGVMNKGVVYALWAYEAQNSDELSFHEGDALTILRRKDESETDWWWARSGDREGYVPKTLLGLYPRIKPRQRTLA